The sequence ttctttcttaaacatCATTCCATTGGCATCTAGCATTCATCAAGACACCCAAAGGACACTAGATTCAAGATAGGTCAGGTCCCCatggggaagagaaggaagagaaactAAGGTGAGCCCAGGAACACCTCGGGGAAATACAATTGTCAGACCTTTGACTGGCCCTGAGGACAAAAGAGGCACAGCTGGGAATAAATCTCCTCAAGTCAGGACTGGGAATATGGTTAACCCATATAGTCATGTCTGACACAGAGAAGAGAAGAGTGACCTGGATGCAGCTCCAGCTATTACATAGTGGCTTATTCAGGACAGGGAGTGAGAATTCCCTGGTTCCTCTTCTGCCTCTTGTGACAACTACTCAAGGACATGCACAAAGCATAGGGGGTCAACAGAGCTGAACAAGGCAGATCTCCCTGTTGAGCACAGGTAAGACTCCTCACCAAGAGCCAGATCAGTCAGGGCCACTGTCCAGGTTCAGTTGTTCAGCTGCACAAGGTTTAGGTAGGGTTGACTGGGACACATAATTCTATTCCTGTGTCCACGTTGGGAAGATCCCATCAGTTTCTCTCTTCCCTGAGCTTTGATTTTCCCTgcctatgtcatttttttttttttttatgtcataggATAAGTGAGATCTGAGGTCACAAGAAGATTGAGATTacccaagatttttttttgtttcttagtttttttttttcaattctaccCCCTAAAGTTTTCTGAGTCATGGAAATGTCAGGCTCTGGAAcctcaattatatatatatatacatatatatatatcctcttCCAGGTCTTGATTTTCCACTAAGGAATTCAAGGAAGACATGCCTCAGTGGAAATTCATGGAGCAGAAGACATCACAGGACACCACATTTCTGTGACAATTTTATGGGCATAGAAGGCCTAGAAGAGTAGGTTCCTGTTCCCAGGACAGTTGGTGATATGATTAGGAAAGGAATGTCACTGTAGAAGTTCTAGAGGAACTGGTAAGAAGCCTGTAAGCAGGCCGTTGACCACCAGCTTTTATAATGTCTCTCACAGTGGAGCCAGAGTGCCATCTCCTTTATTCCCAGTAGTTTTCAGATATTCTGTGGGAAATACAGAAGGCTCTTTCATCATGCCTCTCTCTTGCTTCCAAATCCTTTCCCACCAGCACCACACACAACACACCTGTCACAAAATGGAGCTTCTAGTGAAAGCAATTATAGTTTGTGGGTATGGAATCTGAGTGAATATACTGACTGGAAGAAGTAAGAATGTCAGTGGCCAGAAAGAATGTGCTTTGTGAGATTCTTGTATTCGTTCAGGCAAAAATACATATCAATAGCTTATTCTGGACCAGCACTATGCTGAATAAGACAGTTCCTGCTCTGAAGGAGCTTGCAGATTAAACCAGGAAATTCAGATGTAAAGAGGCAGTTAAAATACAACTGAACAACTGAAGTATTTTAAAGGCATACAGGAAAACACAGAAGATGACTAACCGTATCTGGAAGCATGGAAGGGAGGCAAGACAGGGTTGAGTTTAGAAGAGAGAAGGATGAATTCAGCCAGGTAGAGGAAGGGGCGGGCATGTGCAGGCAGAGGTGACATCACATTTGTTTACTGTTTCATTATCGTAAATAAAGCTGCAAAGAGCATTCTGGTAAATAAAATTTACACCCAAAATTAACCTAAAATTGTAGATAAGGAATTGCTAGTTCTAAGCATCTTCAATATATATTCTGAaatctatttttcattttgactTGTAGTATTTATTTTCGTTCACTTTTAGCATATCTTACTACtgtaatttttaaatactttttaatcTTCATTTGCTTTTTTGTAGGTAACTTTGAACTTTTTTCCATGTTCTATagcatttttatttcaaaagtatGATTATATAATTTTTCAAGTTTTCACATGGGGAATCTGTACCAATCTTTTGCCATGTATCTCtagatattttaattttcatttaatttttttatttcagcatttttaatgttgaaaatcatttgttTTTATATGGGCAAacggatcaatttttttttaaatgaattctgGTCTACTATGCTGCTTTGGAAGGCTTTCAGCATCTAAACTAAATATGAACATAGTTTCTTCATTCAACTGCACcttaatttttacatttaaatcataAATCTTTAgagagtataatttttttattataaaagatgGGAATTTAACTTTTTCACCTTGCCCTGaagctatttattttttcttgtgtgtgcACTACTTCCGGACTTCCTTCTATTTCAATAAATTGTCTAATACAATTTACTATACTTAAACCACGCTTGAATAAAGATAttgcaaaatattttcatatcataaaataataaaatattttataaaatatattactaTATGGTCATGCACATACTccttccttgatttttttcttttagtgttcTTTGCATTTACCATCTCtcagtttttatttctgttaGAATCACTTTGCCAAGTTACAAATAGTGCCATTGGgatatttgtttttgtattacattaaatgtttttaataatttgataaaattgacatttttataGTACTACTTCTCTGCCTGAACAGAATATGAGACTTCATTTGTTCAAGATGATTTTATAACTTTTCATAAGGGTCTGGGGTTTTCTTAAAAGGCATATTATACATTTTATATGATTATTCTAAACTTTTTGTATTTTACTGGTAACTTGTAACCTATTTTTTAACTGCTTTTTgcttatatatagaaaaaatactgatttttaatatatagtGTGTTACTAGCCATAATAGCTTTTCTTCTGTGAGTAatgataattttatattttctttttcaacatttATGCCTTATTTGTTCTTTCATATTGCATTGGCCATCATTTCCAAAACAAATAGTGGAACTAAAACCTCAACAGTATCTATGGGTGGTCTTCAGGATATCTGTGACCTCCAAAACCTTACATGCAAAATTTtgtatatatggatatatgtACATTGGGAGCAGAAAGGGTTTATAGCATTTGGGAAGTTATAAAAGGGCTCCATGATGCCCAAATTTAaataaccactgctctaccattATATTGTTAAGCACAGTATTGGTTGTTTTGTAATTTATTTGGGTTATATTAAGAAAGCAGTCTTCTATTCATGATTTACTCAATTTTACtgtgttatattttttaaatcaggaataaaTACTGAATTCATTAAACATTTTTAGGATTGAAATTAACATATTTTCTATTGCATTCCTTACAGGATTAATTATATTTGAATATTTCATTCTAAACCATATTTGCATTCTTAGAATAAATCCTACTTGGCCATGTATTTACAGTTTTCGGTTAACAGTGGTCTCAATTTGTTGTTTCTGCACTTGTATTCACAAGTGAGATTGATCTTTGGGCTTTTCTGTGTATTAtactatagagttgttatgagtcgtaATCTACTAAAAGGCaaggggtttttgttttggatCTAAATAGGTCATAATATTAAATAGAAAgcactgcatttttttctttctcctgaagTAGTTTATTGCAAGATTTATTCACTACTCCTTTTAAGAATGAAAGGAACTAATCCATAAGACTCATGGCTTTCTTGTTTGAATCATTTCATAAAACTACTTCCACCCActcatatttttatgtttttaaaccaAGATTGAACCTTAAGACTACTATAAAACcatcaattttatttaaaaataacactttCAGTAATATaatagtattctcttataattCAAAAAAATTTCATCTATATCTGGggttattttccatttcttattCCTAATAttgcatatttttgttttctccatttatttcttcattcgaTTTGCCAATAATTTGTCTCCAATTTTAATTTCTCAAAGGGCCAATTTTTAGATTTACTTACCAGtttcataattttaaattaatttgctCTTTTCATTCTACTATTTCCTTCATTATCTGTGtagtttgttttctaaaataatttgaaaatccaGTTaacatattttcattatttcttacGTAATGCCAATAAAAGTCTCAACTGTCCTCTCCAAATTTTACAAACCTGAATCTACACTGTTTTGTCATGTTGTTTGCCAGCAGAAATCTGCTGCTCTCTCAACTTCTCATTTTTCTTGTAGGTAGTCTAGAAGGTTTTTTGGTTGTAGTTTGTGTggttttgctttttcattttgaaTTGTTTCCTGTCTGGATGCTTAAAGtaacttttctttatctttcaaattaaaagaaaaacaacacaaaaactaAGACATATTGGTGtaaatatatttctatttattttgttttgtactAAGTACACAAACTAGTATCTTCCCTTAGCTcagtaatgtttattatttacATAAGAATTGTTTTCatctctctgttttgttctctcATTCGAGCATTCCcagtaaatttatttatttttacttcatgACTTTTCTATTTCccttatcatttttatttctttataattttctaaAAAATGAAGGTGTAATTTCTCAAACATActcttcttccatttgcttcagtattcagctctgtttttcACAGCCTTTTAGTTTGGTAAtcacaatttttattttcaagtatttttttctgaataaattCATCATGTTCATAACTCCCTATTCAATATTTAATTGTATTGTTTAAGGGTATAGATTAAAAATGTTTAGCTGTTTCTTCTATcccattttttttccagaagaggGACATCTTTCATATCTTGAATATGTCCCACTAATAGAAATTATTGTGTCCATCTCTCTCATGCCTTTACTTCTTTAATAATCTCAAGACAGATGGCTGGGTTGTACTAATAAAATTTAAGTAGTTTATACCTGATACATTGCTTTACATCAttgatctttttattatttttcaaagttttatgGATTTTATTTTGTATATGTATGAGCTTCAGCAACAAAAGACTAAACACAGTTTGCTAAATTCTCCAAACTGCTCAAAACTATagactttattttatttactttttagtgCTGCAAAGAAATTCATGACCATTGTGataagtataatttaaaaaaaaaaattttttttcctgcatggaTGCTGTAATGAATTTAATGTATTCTTGAAAATCAAAGTGTTCACCAAAGCATGACTGGCTGACGACATAGCCTTTTCTCATTGATTTTGCCAGCTGCTTCATGAGTTCTTGTTATTGTCTAATTGACTTTTCTTAGATCAGTAAAGTCTTCATCTTCCttacaatttatttttctatttcatttgtttggtTCTCTTTTTCAGGGACATTAATTGttagtttgatttttgttttctgtttttccaatttcatcttattttctttcttaatttcaCCCATTTCCCCATTTTCTGCTTCTTCTGGGAAAGCACCTTGTCTATGTAGTTTTTCTCTCTTAGTTAGAATTGAGCCTGTATTTCTTCCACAAAGATTTTATTTCTActattgaaatttttttaaatatcgtGCTTCTTGTTGTTGccattgagaatacacacagaacatacaccaattaaacagtttctacatgcacagttcagtgacattgattaccctCCTCgagttgcacaaccattctcaccctccttttcgagTTGTTCCTctgtcattaacataaactcactgtcccctgagGTTCTTatataatctttctagttgctgttatcagtttcattctatatatataaatagatcttaaaagagtacaatgctaaAGGCTACTTAAGCATTAAGTTAAACTATTCTTTggtttaaaaagacttcaggagatattttggtttaaggttgaaagtttaaagattatctcaggacaatagattTGCAATTTGTTGTTATTACAATTATTTCCTAATTACATTTAGCTCCTATTTGTTTATGCCTACCTCTAAGCGAACTTCATTTTCATGAAGTCTGTTACCTAGAAATCCTTCATTGCCTATATTAGGTGCCTCTGCTTCTCATATGCTCACAAAGTATTGTATACATCGTCATCATGACCTTCATCATGAATTATTATATTGATTCTTAAATATCTCCCCCACTAAATTCTAAGCTCCAGTGAACAATCAGATCATTGTATCATCAGTgcttcaataaataaaaaatgcagaTTTTTCTTATATCATTTAAGATCATATCTCTTATTTCATATAGCCTATGCTAACTCCGTgttcttgaatgttttcttctgatcCTTAACTCTAACGGTCCTCATATTTTTTACACCAtttttacttgaatctattttTTTCAAGTTACTCACTTATTCAAAGAGAAGGAGGTGGGCTCTCCTTAACATATACACTTTCTACTTAATTGTACTGTAATATTCCTTTCAGATATTAATTTTGAGAGCCAGTGGATATACTGGACAATTGATCGTCCATCGTCAATGATAGCTTAGCTGGACTGAAGAAGAAGCTCATGCGTTTGTTACCTGGTAATGTGACTCGGAAACAAGAAATCAGTATTACATGTTTTGAAGTAGTTGACAATCCTTAGAGTGAAAGAAAAAAGGTGTGTTAAAATTGCCACACCTTACATAAACTGTTCCCcaaacatctgtcagtttgttttactgtggtggctcacatgctgctgtgatgctggaagcaatgcaattggtatttcaaataccagcatggtcacccacagtggacatatttcagcagagctttcagactaacacagactatgaagaaggacgtggtgggctacttctgaaaaaaattagccagtgaaaatcttatgaatagcagcagaacattgtctgatacagcactgcaagatgagcccctcaggttggaaggactcaaaatacaactgcggaagagctgccccatcaaagtagacttgaccttaatgacttggatggggtgaagctttccggaccttcatttactgatgcggcatgactcaaaataagaagacacagctgcaaacatccattaacaattattttccattaataatcagaatgaagtatgaatctaagaaaattggaaatcatcaaaaatgaaatggaatgcataaacatcggtatcctaggcattagtgaggtgaaatggactggtattggccattatgagtcagataatcatatggtatactatatgaccaaaaaacaaaaaacaaacccagcgccgtcaagtcgattccaactcatacagaccttataggacagagtagaaccgtcccatagtttccaaggagggcctggtggattcgaactgccgaccctttggttagcagccatagcacttaaccactacgccaccagggtttcctactctatgacagaaatgaaaaattgaagaggaacagcattgcattcatcatcacaaagaacatttcaagatctatccggaAGTACAACTCtatcattgataggataatatccatacgcctacaaggaagatcagttaatatgaatattattcaaatttatgcaccaaccactaatgccaaagatgaagaaattgaagatttttaccaagttttgcagtctgaaattgatcagacatgcaatcaagatgcattgataattactggtgtatGGAatacaaaatttggaaacaacaaagaaggaacagtagttggaaaatatggccttggtgatagaaatgacgatggagatcccatgatagaattttgaaagaccaacgacttcttcattgcaaataccttttacaCCAAGATAAGCGGCAACTATATACATGAAACTCACCAGATGGattgcacaggaatcaaatcgactacatctgtggaaagagacaatggaaaagctcaatatcatcagtcagaacaaggccaagggctgactgtgaaacagaccagcaattgctcaaatgcaagttcaagctgaagctgaataaaattagaacaagtccacaagagccaaagtatgaccttgagtatgttccaccggaattaagagaccatctcaagaacagatttgctcATTAAACACTAAGggctgaagaccagaggagttgtggaatgacatcaaggacatcatacatgaagaaagcaagtggtcatcaaaaaggaaagaaaaaaataggccaaatggatgtcagaagagactcagaaacttgctcttaaacatagagtagctaaaaggaaagaaacaaatgatgaagtaaaagaacttaacagaagattccaaagggtggcttgagaaaaaaaagtaaagtatgaTAATAAAACACGCAAAGAcctaaagttagaaaaccaaaaagaaagcacattttcagcatttctcaagctgaaagaactgaagagaaaattcaagcctcaaagtgcaatatggaaggattctatggggaaaaatagTAAACGATGCAAGAatcatcaaatgaagatggaagaaatacacacactCACTGCACCTAAAACAGTTGGTTGACAataatttcagaaggtagcatatgatcaagaacgcacggcactgaaggaagaagtccaagctgcactgaatgcattggcaaaaaacaaggctccagaaattcacagaataccaattgagatgtttcaatgaacgatgcagcactggaagtactcacttgtctatgccaagaaacttggaagacagctacctgttaaaagaaaggtgatccaacagactgtggaaattatcaaacaatatcattaatatcacacacaagtaaaattttgctaaagatcattcaaaagcaggtgtagtagtacatccacagggaactgccagataatcaagctgggttcagaagaggacatggaaccaggaatatcactgctgacatcagatggatcttggctgaaatcagagaataccagaaagatgtttacctgtgttttactgactatacaaaggcatccaactgtgtggatcataacaaattccaGGTAACATTACAGAggatgggaattcccgaacacttgattgtgttcatgaggagcctgttcatagaccaagagacagtagtttgaacagaatcagggggtactaaaaaaaaaaaatgtggtttcaaatcaggaaaggtgtgcctcagggctgtatatactttcaccatacttattcaatctgtaggctgagcaaataatcagagaaactggagtatatgaagaatgtggcatcaggattggaggaagactcattaacaacttgtgataggCAGATGAtactaccttgcttgctaaaggaaaccctggtggtgtagtggttaagtgctatggctgctaaacaaacggTCGGCAGTAGgtatctgccagatgctccttagaagctctatggggcagttctactctgtcttatacggctgctatgagtcggaatccactcgatggcactgggtttggtttttttggttttgcttgctaaaagtgaagaagacttgagcacttattgatgaagatcaaagactacagccttcagtatggattacatcttaacataacgaagacaaaaatcctcacaactggaccaataagcaacatcacgataaacagagaaaaattcaacattgtcaagggcttcattttacttagatccacaatcaacacccatggaaacagcagtcaaggaatcacaAAAGGTATTACATtgtgcaaatctgttgcaaaagacctctttaaagtgttaaaaagcaaagaggtccactttaaggactaaggtgcacctgactcaagtcatgctattttcaatcacctcatatgcatgtgaaagctgggtaatgaataaagactgaagaacaattgatgctttgaattatggtgtctgtgaagaatactgaatataccatggactgccagaagaacaaacaaatctgtcttggaagaagtatagccagaaagctccatagacgcaaggatggcaagacttcatctcacatacttggacatgttatcagaagggactggtccctggagaaggacgtcatgcttggtaaagtagagggtggaaaaaaagaggaagatcttcagtgagatggattgacacagtggctacaacagtgggctcaaacataacaacaattgtgaggatggtgcaggatccggcagtgtttttgtacacagggttactccaagttggaattgactctacggcacctaaaaacaacaacatagatatTGTTCCCATTCATCTCCCTGACGCTCCTTTCCTACTTTGCATCCCTTCAAAACATGATgtgaaacaacaaaataattttgccactgggtggcacaaatggttaagtgctcaattactagccgaaaggttggtggttcctacccatccagtggtgccttgaaggcctggggatctgttaCCGAAAGGccgtagccttgaaaactctatgaagcagttctactcttaacacgtggagtcatcatgagtcggaatctactcaatggcaactaacaagaacccTCAAATTGTTTTGGATTGCAGTCCTTAAAACGACCTAGAAAGACAAGTAGTAATGTTGTCAGGAGGTGGATAGAATGAAAACTTTGACTCTCCAAATAAGGGAATATATAATGGGTATGAATGGAAAtttcgtcctttttttttttttttccatctgggTTCACTCCATTGCCTCAAGATCCCTCTCCCTTAACCCCACTACAAAGGTAGCGTGGAGCAGAAAGTGAGTATGCATGGATATGATCAGATTTGGCTACCAAATATGGTAACAAAGTGGAAAATGcatcattttttaaaggagcaggcAAGAATGAGCTGTTGCTTTAGCCTCTCAGCTGTTCTCCTTGAATCCAGGCATACGCTGTTCATCGCTCTCTTACTCTCACATTCTTATACATTACAGTAATCTTTCTACATGGCATAACTGACAGTGTCACTCCCCTGGTGCAAAATTTTCAGTGGCTCTTCTTAATCCATATAATAAATTCCAAACTCCTTACCACAGCATATGAGGCCATTTTAACTCCGTAATGTGTGGGAATTATCAACCACATCCTTGGTCCTAATTTATCTGGTGTCCAGTCTGTCTTTTTCTGATCCTaatgatgattttattttttaattgagttgttgtCTTTTTCTTGCAACATTTCCCTAATCGCATTCAattcatttttcatttatcccaGCCACTCAGCCAATTCCATTTCCAGGCTGATTTCACCATTTCTCTGTGAAGATTACAAGTTCAAGATTACCAAgataaaaagaagagagaagcccTTTAATAATCaatttaaaactaaaaactaaTTTCTAAAGGGAGATCCAATAGTCTCAAAGAGGCTCCTGAATATCTTGATGTAACCATTGTGCTCTTGGTCCTCTTTTACTCTATGTTCACTACGATTTTGTAAGAATTTCTGTTTGAATTCTCTTATGCATTAAAGATTTAGCCCTTAGATGAAGGCAGGACAATCCAGGTAAAGCATAGGTTTGGACTTTGGTGTCTGACAGATGTAGCTTTCATTCTGGATTTGTCATTTAATTGTTGTGTATATTTGGCCAAGTTCCTTTATTTCCCTGAGCCCAATTTACCACCTATAAGTATAAAAATAGATAAAACCACACCATTACATATGTGGAGCTTCTGACACATACTTGGTCTTCATGTCATTTCAAGTTACATATACTTGGTAACATGTTCTACATGTTAGCTTACTTTCACATCCCAGTTTCTAAACCAGGCATGAAAAATTcataaagaccagaaaaaaatcaTTAGGCGCATTCATTATTCAGCATTTCAATTATATGTTTTAAAGTTTTGATAAATTCATGTGTACGTGTTGTTCAGTGAAATCATAACATTGGGGCATGTTTCTAAAATTTTAGCTATTCTCAGGAATATCACTGTCTTTCAAAATGTGTCTGTGTGGTCCTTTCAGGGACTGAATAGTTCATGTTTCTGACTTTGTAAGGCTTTTCTATACATGTTCATGTgcaaatattgaaaaataaacTCCAGAAGCTGATCCAGATCCATTTGAGAGTTTAGGTTCTGGCCAttctttgtctttatttaaaaaaaaaaaaaaaagcccttcctCTTCCAACGGAGCCTGTGACTTTTTCTCTCCTTCGTGCTGAGACAAAACCTGAACAACAAATCCAAATCGAGAATCTGACACTTCCAATCAAGAATATCTCTCCATGTTCAATGCTGAGCAATTATGCCTGTACCCATGGCTGGTGAAAATGGGACAAAACTAAGTGAGTTTATCCTCATGAGCTTCTCTTCTCTACCTACTGAAATAAAGTCATTACTCttcatgacatttctgatcatttACCTCATCACCCTGGTGGGAAACAGCCTCATCATTATGGTAACCTTGGCTGATTCTATGTTGCACAGTcccatgtatttcttctttaGGAACCTGTCCTTCTTGGAGATTGGCTTCAACCTAGTCATTGTACCCAAGATGTTGGGAACCTTGCTTGCCCAGGACACAACTATTTCTTTCCTTGGTTGTGCTATTCAGATgtacttcttcttcttctttggggTGGCTGAATGCTTCCTCCTGGCCACCATGGCATATGACCGCTATGTAGCCATCTGCAACCCCCTGCACTACCCAGTCATCATGAACCAAAGGACCTGTGCAAAACTGGCTGCAGCCTCCTGGTTTCCAGGCTTTCCAGTAGCTACTGTGCAGACCACCTGGCTCTTCAGCTTTCCCTTCTGTGGCACCAACAAGGtcaaccacttcttctgtgacagcCCACCTGTGCTGAGGCTGGTCTGTGCAAACACAGCAATGTTTGAGATATATGCCATTATTGGAACTATTCTGGTGGTCATGACACCCTGCATGCTGATCCTATGTTCCTACACTCGCATTGCTGCTGCCATCCTCAAGATTCCATCAGCAAAAGGAAAGCGGAAAGCATTCTCTACGTGTTCTTCCCACCTCCTTGttgtcttccttttctatgtatcTTCAAGCCTCACCTACTTTCGACCTAAATCGAATAATTCTCCTGAAAGCAAAAAGCTGCTGTCATTGTCTTACACTGTTGTGACTCCCATGTTGAACCCCATCATCTATAGCCTGAGAAATAACGAGGTGAAAAATGCCCTCTGCAGGACCTTCCACAAGGTGATCGGCCTCAGAAACTGCATTCTATAGACACAAAGAGGTAAGACTAGAGTCTACTGAATGAGGAACAATCTGCTTCATGTTTGGGATTCCTCTCTACCTTTTTCATGTCTCCATTGCGAGGACATCTGGATGATGAAGTGACTATTGGAAAGCACGGTGGAGAGAAAAGAGCACAGAGGTAGTTCAGATCTATCACTACCATTTGCCAAGCTCCTCTGCCTGTCCATtgaatattttcattctttttcttattcAGGCAATTGATATTTTGACACTTCAGTAGCCAAGCCATTCTAGTATTTTCATTGCTAATGTGACACATACTGTATAAACTATGAAACTGCTTGTAATGTGAACTTGGGGACACACAAAGGGAAAGACATCAGTATACATCAGAAGTCATTTTGGCACTTTATCTTACTTTGGACAAGCCTGACTTCATTCAGCAAACAGACAAACTAGCAATCCCTTCTACTACAGAATTCgttttgttctttgattttatttctcATATCCCTAAGGCAATGTTGGCTCCTAAGCTTATTAATACTTAGTATGGATGGAGGAAAATGGATCATTAATGCCcagaaaaggtgtatgtcagggttgtatcctctcaccatacttatttaatctgtatgatgGAAAATAATCTGAgtatctggactatatgaagaagaatatggcatcaagattagaggaagactcattaataatctgtgata comes from Elephas maximus indicus isolate mEleMax1 chromosome 7, mEleMax1 primary haplotype, whole genome shotgun sequence and encodes:
- the LOC126079309 gene encoding olfactory receptor 10A2, producing MAGENGTKLSEFILMSFSSLPTEIKSLLFMTFLIIYLITLVGNSLIIMVTLADSMLHSPMYFFFRNLSFLEIGFNLVIVPKMLGTLLAQDTTISFLGCAIQMYFFFFFGVAECFLLATMAYDRYVAICNPLHYPVIMNQRTCAKLAAASWFPGFPVATVQTTWLFSFPFCGTNKVNHFFCDSPPVLRLVCANTAMFEIYAIIGTILVVMTPCMLILCSYTRIAAAILKIPSAKGKRKAFSTCSSHLLVVFLFYVSSSLTYFRPKSNNSPESKKLLSLSYTVVTPMLNPIIYSLRNNEVKNALCRTFHKVIGLRNCIL